From the genome of Gorilla gorilla gorilla isolate KB3781 chromosome 4, NHGRI_mGorGor1-v2.1_pri, whole genome shotgun sequence, one region includes:
- the PURA gene encoding transcriptional activator protein Pur-alpha isoform X1, with protein sequence MNFRKPAWFSPPFWVLPERKKSGLGSECLQGLVHPQSWPATQAGLSPEQGAPLPQISEGGGGGGRASSQSWSQGGLAAGFWVSVEFLFDCCMWGRAESTGTVTAGTLALVRLLSSARLPPSISREWLTGCGGCGGSRRSRGGKAAAAEATEAAGGAAGGGGAAAERSIMADRDSGSEQGGAALGSGGSLGHPGSGSGSGGGGGGGGGGGGSGGGGGGAPGGLQHETQELASKRVDIQNKRFYLDVKQNAKGRFLKIAEVGAGGNKSRLTLSMSVAVEFRDYLGDFIEHYAQLGPSQPPDLAQAQDEPRRALKSEFLVRENRKYYMDLKENQRGRFLRIRQTVNRGPGLGSTQGQTIALPAQGLIEFRDALAKLIDDYGVEEEPAELPEGTSLTVDNKRFFFDVGSNKYGVFMRVSEVKPTYRNSITVPYKVWAKFGHTFCKYSEEMKKIQEKQREKRAACEQLHQQQQQQQEETAAATLLLQGEEEGEED encoded by the exons ATGAATTTCCGAAAGCCTGCTTGGTTTTCTCCTCCATTCTGGGTCCTTCCAGAAAGGAAGAAGAGTGGGCTAGGGTCTGAATGCTTACAGGGCCTGGTTCATCCGCAGAGCTGGCCAGCAACCCAGGCTGGGCTCAGCCCTGAGCAGGGTGCCCCCCTTCCCCAAATCtcagaaggaggagggggaggcggGCGGGCAAGCAGTCAGTCGTGGTCCCAAGGGGGACTGGCTGCAGGTTTTTGGGTAAGTGTGGAGTTTCTTTTTGATTGTTGCATGTGGGGAAGGGCAGAGTCGACGGGAACAGTCACTGCGGGCACCCTAGCCCTGGTGCGTCTACTGTCCTCTGCTCGGCTCCCCCCATCG ATCTCGCGAGAGTGGCTGACTGGCTGTGGGGGTTGCGGCGGCAGCAGGCGGAGCCGGGGAGGGAAAGCAGCGGCGGCTGAGGCGACTGAGGCGGCGGGCGGAGCggcaggcggcggcggcgcggcagCGGAGCGCAGCATCATGGCGGACCGAGACAGCGGCAGCGAGCAGGGTGGTGCGGCGCTGGGCTCGGGCGGCTCCCTGGGGCACCCCGGCTCGGGCTCAGGCTCCGGCGGGGGCGGTGGtggcggcgggggcggcggcggcagtggcggcggcggcggcggggccccAGGGGGGCTGCAGCACGAGACGCAGGAGCTGGCCTCCAAGCGGGTGGACATCCAGAACAAGCGCTTCTACCTGGACGTGAAGCAGAACGCCAAGGGCCGCTTCCTGAAGATCGCCGAGGTGGGCGCGGGCGGCAACAAGAGCCGCCTTACTCTCTCCATGTCAGTGGCCGTGGAGTTCCGCGACTACCTGGGCGACTTCATCGAGCACTACGCGCAGCTGGGCCCCAGCCAGCCGCCGGACCTGGCCCAGGCGCAGGACGAGCCGCGCCGGGCGCTCAAAAGCGAGTTCCTGGTGCGCGAGAACCGCAAGTACTACATGGATCTCAAGGAGAACCAGCGCGGCCGCTTCCTGCGCATCCGCCAGACGGTCAACCGGGGGCCTGGCCTGGGCTCCACGCAGGGCCAGACCATTGCGCTGCCCGCGCAGGGGCTCATCGAGTTCCGTGACGCTCTGGCCAAGCTCATCGACGACTACGGAGTGGAGGAGGAGCCGGCCGAGCTGCCCGAGGGCACCTCCTTGACTGTGGACAACAAGCGCTTCTTCTTCGATGTGGGCTCCAACAAGTACGGCGTGTTTATGCGAGTGAGCGAGGTGAAGCCCACCTATCGCAACTCCATCACCGTGCCCTACAAGGTGTGGGCCAAGTTCGGACACACCTTCTGCAAGTACTCGGAGGAGATGAAGAAGATTCAAGAGAAGCAGAGGGAGAAGCGGGCTGCCTGTGAGCAGCTTcaccagcagcaacagcagcagcaggaggagacCGCCGCTGCCACCCTGCTACTGCAGGgtgaggaagaaggggaagaagattgA
- the PURA gene encoding transcriptional activator protein Pur-alpha isoform X2: MADRDSGSEQGGAALGSGGSLGHPGSGSGSGGGGGGGGGGGGSGGGGGGAPGGLQHETQELASKRVDIQNKRFYLDVKQNAKGRFLKIAEVGAGGNKSRLTLSMSVAVEFRDYLGDFIEHYAQLGPSQPPDLAQAQDEPRRALKSEFLVRENRKYYMDLKENQRGRFLRIRQTVNRGPGLGSTQGQTIALPAQGLIEFRDALAKLIDDYGVEEEPAELPEGTSLTVDNKRFFFDVGSNKYGVFMRVSEVKPTYRNSITVPYKVWAKFGHTFCKYSEEMKKIQEKQREKRAACEQLHQQQQQQQEETAAATLLLQGEEEGEED; the protein is encoded by the coding sequence ATGGCGGACCGAGACAGCGGCAGCGAGCAGGGTGGTGCGGCGCTGGGCTCGGGCGGCTCCCTGGGGCACCCCGGCTCGGGCTCAGGCTCCGGCGGGGGCGGTGGtggcggcgggggcggcggcggcagtggcggcggcggcggcggggccccAGGGGGGCTGCAGCACGAGACGCAGGAGCTGGCCTCCAAGCGGGTGGACATCCAGAACAAGCGCTTCTACCTGGACGTGAAGCAGAACGCCAAGGGCCGCTTCCTGAAGATCGCCGAGGTGGGCGCGGGCGGCAACAAGAGCCGCCTTACTCTCTCCATGTCAGTGGCCGTGGAGTTCCGCGACTACCTGGGCGACTTCATCGAGCACTACGCGCAGCTGGGCCCCAGCCAGCCGCCGGACCTGGCCCAGGCGCAGGACGAGCCGCGCCGGGCGCTCAAAAGCGAGTTCCTGGTGCGCGAGAACCGCAAGTACTACATGGATCTCAAGGAGAACCAGCGCGGCCGCTTCCTGCGCATCCGCCAGACGGTCAACCGGGGGCCTGGCCTGGGCTCCACGCAGGGCCAGACCATTGCGCTGCCCGCGCAGGGGCTCATCGAGTTCCGTGACGCTCTGGCCAAGCTCATCGACGACTACGGAGTGGAGGAGGAGCCGGCCGAGCTGCCCGAGGGCACCTCCTTGACTGTGGACAACAAGCGCTTCTTCTTCGATGTGGGCTCCAACAAGTACGGCGTGTTTATGCGAGTGAGCGAGGTGAAGCCCACCTATCGCAACTCCATCACCGTGCCCTACAAGGTGTGGGCCAAGTTCGGACACACCTTCTGCAAGTACTCGGAGGAGATGAAGAAGATTCAAGAGAAGCAGAGGGAGAAGCGGGCTGCCTGTGAGCAGCTTcaccagcagcaacagcagcagcaggaggagacCGCCGCTGCCACCCTGCTACTGCAGGgtgaggaagaaggggaagaagattgA